A single window of Caldimicrobium thiodismutans DNA harbors:
- a CDS encoding YkgJ family cysteine cluster protein has product MHIPHYNIVFDPKDLTLEDEFPFRCYKGIVCFNKCCYDVKLILSPYDLLRLKKSLGLSTEELIEKYGEFFIGEVTQLPVISINMNPYDYSCPFLDEKEGCKVYPDRPSACRTYPLARYFAENEKGEKIELYKIIRETHCKGHYENRPIKVKDFLKEQGLLPYHHFNDLWGEVVLKRQRFADTPLTGDLLDLIYLLAYDLEGLRADIKEGNVPYFNTEEASIPDEVLLEKALKIIRDEVLKEENLNW; this is encoded by the coding sequence ATGCATATCCCTCATTATAATATAGTTTTTGACCCCAAGGATCTTACCTTGGAGGATGAGTTTCCCTTTAGATGTTACAAAGGTATAGTCTGTTTTAATAAGTGTTGTTATGATGTAAAACTTATCCTTTCCCCCTATGATCTTTTGAGGTTAAAAAAGAGCTTAGGGCTTTCAACAGAAGAACTTATTGAAAAGTATGGAGAATTTTTTATTGGAGAGGTAACCCAGCTTCCTGTTATTTCAATTAACATGAATCCCTATGACTATTCCTGTCCTTTTTTAGATGAAAAAGAGGGCTGTAAGGTCTATCCAGATAGGCCTTCAGCCTGCCGAACCTATCCTTTAGCCCGTTACTTTGCAGAAAATGAAAAGGGAGAAAAGATAGAACTTTATAAGATCATTCGGGAAACCCACTGTAAAGGGCACTATGAAAACCGCCCCATTAAAGTAAAGGATTTTCTTAAAGAACAGGGGCTTCTCCCTTACCATCATTTTAATGACCTCTGGGGAGAAGTAGTTTTAAAGAGGCAGAGATTTGCTGATACCCCCCTTACAGGAGACCTCTTAGATCTAATTTATCTCCTTGCTTATGACCTTGAGGGCTTAAGGGCTGATATCAAAGAAGGTAATGTTCCCTATTTTAACACAGAGGAGGCCTCCATTCCTGATGAGGTTCTCCTTGAGAAGGCCTTAAAAATAATCCGGGATGAGGTGCTAAAGGAAGAAAATCTAAATTGGTAA
- the fbp gene encoding fructose-1,6-bisphosphate aldolase/phosphatase, producing the protein MKITLSVIKADIGGFVGHSSVHPEVLNRVKEVALEAKDNGLIKDVSVIVCGDDIALVMTHTKGLDSSEVHEVAWNAFKEGTEVAKKLKMYGAGQDLLTDAFSGNVKGMGPGVAEMEFEERKSEPVIVFFADKTSPSAWNLPLYEMFADPMNTAGLVIDPSMHDGFIFEVLDVYSGMSIKLSTPEELYDLMVFIGATSRYCVRSVFRKKDGEIGASASTQKLSLTAGRYVGKDDPVLIVRCQSGFPAVGEALEPFARPWFVEGWMRGSHTGPLMPVSFAQAKPTRFDGPPRVIAAGYQICNGNLIGPVDLFDDPAFDQARTDASHMANYLRRQGIFEPHRLPPEEMEYTTLPKVLEKLKDRFQLVDTGKPKFTTEGEVAE; encoded by the coding sequence ATGAAGATTACACTCTCGGTTATCAAGGCTGATATTGGTGGTTTTGTAGGGCATTCTTCTGTTCATCCCGAGGTGTTAAACAGAGTCAAAGAAGTGGCCTTAGAGGCCAAGGATAATGGTCTTATTAAAGATGTTTCTGTTATTGTCTGTGGTGATGACATAGCCTTAGTTATGACCCATACCAAAGGGCTTGATTCTTCCGAAGTGCATGAAGTGGCTTGGAATGCCTTTAAAGAAGGAACTGAGGTAGCTAAAAAACTCAAGATGTATGGAGCTGGGCAAGACCTTTTAACCGATGCCTTTTCCGGAAATGTAAAAGGCATGGGTCCAGGAGTTGCAGAAATGGAATTTGAAGAAAGGAAAAGTGAACCTGTGATTGTCTTTTTTGCTGACAAGACCTCTCCAAGTGCCTGGAATCTTCCCCTCTATGAGATGTTTGCAGATCCTATGAATACAGCAGGGCTTGTTATTGATCCCTCTATGCATGATGGCTTTATCTTTGAGGTTTTAGATGTCTATAGCGGAATGAGTATAAAGCTAAGCACACCTGAAGAGCTTTATGATTTAATGGTCTTTATCGGGGCAACCAGTAGATACTGTGTAAGATCCGTTTTTAGAAAAAAAGATGGAGAGATTGGAGCCTCAGCCTCAACTCAAAAGCTTTCTCTGACTGCAGGGAGATATGTAGGCAAAGACGATCCAGTTCTCATTGTCAGGTGTCAGAGCGGTTTCCCAGCGGTAGGTGAAGCCTTAGAGCCCTTTGCAAGACCCTGGTTTGTTGAAGGCTGGATGAGAGGCTCCCATACCGGTCCCCTTATGCCGGTTTCCTTTGCCCAGGCCAAACCCACCCGTTTTGATGGTCCTCCCAGAGTAATTGCCGCTGGATATCAGATCTGCAATGGCAACTTAATCGGCCCTGTTGATCTCTTTGATGACCCAGCCTTTGATCAAGCCAGAACAGATGCCAGCCACATGGCTAATTACTTGCGCAGACAAGGTATCTTTGAACCTCACAGACTACCCCCTGAAGAGATGGAATACACAACTCTACCCAAGGTTCTTGAAAAACTTAAAGATAGATTTCAGCTGGTAGATACAGGAAAACCTAAATTTACAACCGAGGGAGAGGTAGCTGAATAA